The proteins below come from a single Microbacterium sp. BK668 genomic window:
- a CDS encoding thiamine pyrophosphate-binding protein, translated as MPSVSAHVAVTLARHIDHVFGVMGNGNAWFLDALARQTDATYTAVRHEAGAVVAADAHYRAGGGLAAATATYGAGFTNTLTALAEAVQAHVPLVLVVGDEPTSGPRPWDVDQIALASAVGARTYTVGRTDAAATTVIAIEHALTYRVPTVLAIPYDVATRDAGAVPEAPMPALPAPLTPAGPFAAAAVRELASALASAERPFLLAGRGAWVSGAGAVLGELADATGAVTATTALGRGVFPRAEFDLGVTGGFGAEGAMELVREADVAVVFGASLNQFTMRFGELFSPGTRVVQVDVAPAATHPHVGGYLRGDARLVAAALVDELRTLGASPSGWRESVPLEPLRAYEPGDDLAPDGRLDPRAVAVRIGELLEAHESTRDRVVVSDGGHFIGWANMYWPVASPDRMMMVGTAYQSIGLGFASVPGAALAKPTSTIVLTTGDGGGLMALADLESAVRVARGRGLCVVWNDGAYGAEVNLYGLKGVAEGPMLIPDVDFAGFARAVGAEGVVVRSLADLDRLASWTAEDAASRPFLLLDCRVSTSVIAPYQREIIRVNS; from the coding sequence ATGCCCTCCGTCTCCGCCCACGTCGCCGTCACCCTCGCCCGCCACATCGACCACGTCTTCGGTGTCATGGGCAACGGCAACGCCTGGTTCCTCGACGCCCTCGCGCGCCAGACCGACGCGACCTACACGGCGGTCCGCCACGAGGCGGGCGCGGTCGTCGCGGCCGACGCCCACTATCGCGCGGGAGGCGGCCTCGCCGCGGCGACGGCGACCTACGGCGCCGGCTTCACCAACACGCTGACGGCCCTCGCCGAGGCAGTGCAGGCGCACGTCCCGCTCGTGCTCGTCGTCGGCGACGAGCCGACGTCGGGGCCGCGGCCCTGGGACGTCGACCAGATCGCCCTCGCCTCGGCGGTCGGCGCCCGCACCTACACGGTGGGGAGGACGGATGCCGCGGCCACGACGGTGATCGCGATCGAGCATGCACTCACCTACCGTGTGCCGACGGTGCTCGCGATCCCGTACGACGTCGCGACGCGCGACGCCGGAGCGGTGCCCGAGGCGCCGATGCCCGCGCTTCCTGCGCCGCTGACCCCCGCGGGCCCCTTCGCCGCGGCGGCGGTCCGTGAGCTCGCCTCCGCGCTGGCGAGCGCCGAGCGCCCGTTCCTGCTGGCCGGGCGCGGCGCCTGGGTGTCGGGGGCGGGCGCCGTCCTCGGCGAGCTCGCCGATGCGACCGGCGCCGTCACGGCAACGACCGCGCTCGGGCGCGGAGTCTTCCCCCGCGCCGAGTTCGACCTCGGCGTCACCGGCGGCTTCGGCGCCGAAGGGGCGATGGAGCTCGTGCGCGAGGCCGACGTCGCGGTCGTGTTCGGGGCATCCCTCAACCAGTTCACGATGCGATTCGGCGAGCTGTTCTCGCCGGGGACGCGGGTCGTGCAGGTGGATGTCGCACCCGCGGCGACCCACCCGCACGTCGGCGGCTACCTGCGCGGCGACGCCCGCCTCGTCGCGGCCGCGCTCGTCGACGAACTGCGGACGCTCGGCGCGTCGCCGTCGGGATGGCGCGAATCGGTGCCGCTCGAGCCGCTGCGGGCCTACGAGCCCGGCGACGACCTCGCCCCCGACGGACGCCTCGACCCCCGCGCGGTCGCGGTCCGGATCGGCGAGCTGCTCGAGGCGCACGAGTCGACGAGGGACCGGGTCGTCGTCTCGGACGGCGGCCACTTCATCGGCTGGGCGAACATGTACTGGCCCGTGGCCTCCCCCGATCGCATGATGATGGTCGGCACCGCCTATCAGTCGATCGGGCTCGGGTTCGCCTCGGTGCCCGGCGCGGCGCTCGCGAAGCCGACGTCGACGATCGTCCTGACGACGGGGGACGGCGGCGGACTCATGGCGCTCGCGGACCTCGAGTCGGCGGTCCGGGTCGCCCGGGGCAGGGGCCTGTGCGTGGTGTGGAACGACGGCGCCTACGGCGCGGAGGTCAACCTGTACGGGCTCAAGGGCGTCGCGGAAGGGCCGATGCTCATTCCCGACGTCGACTTCGCCGGGTTCGCGCGGGCGGTCGGCGCGGAGGGGGTCGTCGTGCGCTCACTGGCCGATCTCGACCGCCTCGCGTCGTGGACGGCCGAGGATGCGGCATCCCGTCCGTTCCTCCTCCTCGACTGCCGCGTCTCGACGTCGGTGATCGCGCCGTATCAGCGCGAGATCATCCGGGTGAACTCCTGA
- a CDS encoding IclR family transcriptional regulator: protein MPMPGGTTNAGSQTLSRGIRILEILADAREPLTIDELSRRLDVHRSIAYRLLRTLEEHGLVGRDGNGRVALGSRMAALAAGVAHDLQAEALPELTAAANELGMTCFLSVLDRDECITLASVEPRHGIASVAQRPGTRHPVTVGAPGKAILSLVPEARWPEGLDDEHRADVRVARERGWATSHDEVIAGLRSIAVPLPLPKGERAAVAVVYLSDPHPDAEIAHRLTQVASAITAAIGG from the coding sequence ATGCCGATGCCCGGCGGGACGACGAATGCGGGGTCGCAGACGCTGAGCCGCGGCATCCGGATTCTCGAGATCCTCGCCGACGCGCGCGAGCCGCTCACGATCGACGAGCTCTCGCGGCGCCTCGACGTCCACCGCTCGATCGCCTACCGGCTGCTGCGCACCCTCGAGGAGCACGGACTCGTCGGCCGTGACGGGAACGGGCGCGTCGCGCTCGGGTCGCGCATGGCGGCCCTCGCCGCGGGCGTCGCGCACGACCTGCAGGCCGAGGCGCTTCCCGAGCTCACCGCGGCGGCGAACGAGCTCGGGATGACCTGCTTCCTCTCCGTCCTCGACCGCGATGAGTGCATCACGCTCGCCAGCGTCGAGCCCCGTCACGGCATCGCCTCGGTGGCCCAGCGGCCGGGGACGCGTCATCCTGTGACCGTCGGGGCTCCCGGCAAGGCCATCCTGTCGCTCGTCCCGGAGGCGCGATGGCCGGAGGGCCTCGACGACGAGCACCGCGCGGATGTGCGGGTCGCGCGCGAGCGCGGCTGGGCGACGAGCCACGACGAGGTCATCGCGGGCCTGCGGTCGATCGCGGTGCCGCTGCCGCTGCCCAAGGGCGAGCGCGCCGCCGTCGCCGTCGTCTACCTGTCCGACCCCCATCCCGACGCCGAGATCGCCCACCGGCTCACGCAGGTGGCCTCGGCGATCACGGCGGCCATCGGCGGCTGA
- a CDS encoding FAD-dependent monooxygenase, whose amino-acid sequence MQFHHHGYVSGEPRIQDAAGTGIDRPAELPDEMDVLIVGSGPAGMLLAAQLSQFPDVVTRIIERRDGRLVLGQADGIQPRSVETFQAFGFAERIVAEAYNIAWMNFWGPDPENPGDIIRTARTEDYAFKISEFPHLIVNQARVLDYFAEAAEHGPGRIVPDYGVEFVGLTVHDEGEYPVEVRVRPSASSAAAGERTIRAKYVVGCDGARSGVRAAIGRKHVGGFSAHAWGVMDVLVNTDFPDWRVKCAINAKAGNILHIPREGGYLSRMYIDLGAVADDDDHRVRQTPIEEIIRRANEILHPYTLDVRQVAWHSVYEVGHRVTDKFDDVDPGEERAPRVFLTGDACHTHSAKAGQGMNVSMQDGFNLGWKLGHVLSGLAPASLLETYSAERQPVAQQLIDFDKQWSSLMARKPEEISDPQELATFYLGTAEFPSGFMTQYGPSEIVTDAAHQALAAGFPLGKRFKSVEVTRVCDGNVIHLGHHAKADGRWRLYAFADAPAAGEPSALSAWAEWMASPASPVARHTPAGADVDAVFDVKAIYQQSFQDVDISRVPRVFLPTSGPLGLTDWEKVYAAGPDAWRTVDIFEERELSRDGVVVVARPDQYVAAVLPLTATDELSAFFAGALVDQRDLASIGS is encoded by the coding sequence ATGCAGTTCCACCACCACGGGTACGTTTCGGGCGAGCCGCGGATCCAGGACGCCGCGGGCACGGGCATCGACCGGCCCGCCGAGCTTCCCGACGAGATGGACGTGCTGATCGTCGGATCAGGTCCCGCCGGGATGCTCCTCGCGGCGCAGCTCTCGCAGTTCCCCGACGTCGTGACGCGGATCATCGAGCGGCGCGACGGGCGGCTCGTGCTCGGCCAGGCCGACGGGATCCAGCCGCGCAGCGTCGAGACCTTCCAGGCCTTCGGCTTCGCCGAGCGCATCGTCGCCGAGGCGTACAACATCGCCTGGATGAACTTCTGGGGCCCCGACCCCGAGAACCCGGGCGACATCATCCGGACGGCCCGCACCGAGGACTACGCATTCAAGATCAGCGAATTCCCGCACCTCATCGTCAATCAGGCGCGCGTGCTCGACTACTTCGCCGAAGCCGCCGAGCACGGGCCCGGCCGGATCGTCCCCGATTACGGCGTCGAGTTCGTCGGGCTGACGGTGCACGACGAAGGGGAGTACCCGGTCGAGGTGCGGGTGCGCCCCTCGGCGAGCTCAGCGGCCGCGGGCGAGCGCACGATCCGTGCGAAGTACGTCGTCGGATGCGACGGCGCGCGCAGCGGCGTGCGCGCGGCGATCGGCCGCAAGCACGTGGGCGGCTTCTCGGCTCACGCGTGGGGCGTCATGGACGTGCTCGTCAACACCGACTTCCCGGATTGGCGCGTCAAATGCGCGATCAACGCGAAGGCGGGCAACATCCTGCACATCCCCCGCGAGGGCGGCTACCTGTCGCGCATGTACATCGATCTCGGGGCGGTCGCCGACGACGACGACCACCGCGTGCGGCAGACCCCGATCGAAGAGATCATCCGTCGAGCGAACGAGATCCTGCACCCTTACACGCTCGACGTCAGGCAGGTCGCGTGGCACAGCGTCTACGAGGTCGGCCACCGCGTCACCGACAAGTTCGACGACGTCGACCCCGGGGAGGAACGCGCGCCGCGCGTCTTCCTGACCGGCGACGCGTGCCACACGCACAGCGCCAAGGCCGGCCAGGGCATGAACGTCTCGATGCAGGACGGCTTCAACCTCGGCTGGAAGCTCGGGCACGTGCTCAGCGGGCTCGCCCCGGCATCCCTTCTCGAGACCTATTCGGCCGAGCGCCAGCCCGTCGCCCAGCAGCTGATCGACTTCGACAAGCAGTGGTCGTCGCTCATGGCGCGCAAGCCGGAGGAGATCAGCGACCCCCAGGAGCTCGCGACCTTCTACCTCGGCACGGCGGAGTTCCCGTCGGGCTTCATGACTCAGTACGGGCCGTCCGAGATCGTGACGGATGCCGCGCATCAGGCGCTCGCGGCCGGATTCCCGCTCGGCAAGCGCTTCAAGAGCGTCGAGGTGACCCGCGTGTGCGACGGCAACGTCATCCACCTCGGGCACCACGCGAAGGCCGACGGCCGCTGGCGCTTGTACGCGTTCGCCGATGCGCCGGCCGCGGGGGAGCCCTCGGCTCTGAGCGCATGGGCGGAGTGGATGGCCTCGCCGGCGTCGCCCGTCGCGCGTCACACGCCGGCCGGCGCCGACGTGGACGCCGTGTTCGACGTGAAGGCGATCTACCAGCAGAGCTTCCAGGACGTCGACATCTCGCGGGTGCCCCGCGTCTTCCTCCCCACCTCGGGCCCGCTCGGGCTGACCGACTGGGAGAAGGTGTACGCCGCGGGCCCCGACGCATGGCGGACCGTCGACATCTTCGAGGAGCGGGAGCTGTCGCGCGACGGTGTCGTCGTCGTCGCGCGACCCGATCAGTACGTCGCGGCCGTCCTGCCCCTGACCGCCACGGACGAGCTGTCGGCGTTCTTCGCCGGCGCGCTCGTCGATCAGCGCGACCTGGCCTCCATCGGCTCATGA
- a CDS encoding NAD-dependent succinate-semialdehyde dehydrogenase — protein MSQNRETELLAKVPDGLFIGGEWLAADGGKTLKVYDPATGDVVKEIANASPGDGMAALDAAVDAFPSWSQTPARERGELLRRAFDLLQERKEEFALLMTIEMGKPLAEARGEVAYGGEFLRWFSEEAARIQGRYGANPEGTGRMIVSQHAVGPCFLITPWNFPLAMATRKIAPALAAGCTVVIKPAELTPLTTLYFAKLLEDAGLPKGVVNVFTTSTSGAVSEPIIRDPRLRKLSFTGSTPVGVRLLEQAAGGILRTSMELGGNAPFVVFDDADLDKAVDGAMLAKFRNIGQACTAANRFIVHRSVADEFARRVTEKVKGFKIGRGTEDGVVIGPLIDDRAVAKASSLVEDAVSRGAVVTTGGAAVDGPGTFYQPTVVTDVRPGSEILQEEIFGPVLAIIPFDTEDDAVRIANDTEYGLVSYVFTESLARGQRMIERLETGMMGLNVGVVSNAAAPFGGWKSSGLGREGGAEGIHEYLQTKYTLTPNPFV, from the coding sequence ATGAGCCAGAACCGCGAGACCGAACTGCTGGCGAAGGTGCCGGACGGGCTCTTCATCGGTGGCGAGTGGCTGGCCGCCGACGGCGGCAAGACGCTGAAGGTCTACGACCCGGCGACGGGCGACGTCGTCAAGGAGATCGCGAACGCGTCTCCCGGCGACGGCATGGCGGCGCTCGACGCGGCGGTCGACGCGTTCCCCTCGTGGTCGCAGACGCCCGCGCGTGAGCGGGGCGAGCTGCTGCGCCGCGCGTTCGACCTCCTCCAGGAGCGCAAGGAGGAGTTCGCGCTCCTCATGACGATCGAGATGGGCAAGCCGCTCGCCGAGGCGCGCGGGGAGGTCGCCTACGGAGGCGAGTTCCTGCGCTGGTTCAGCGAGGAGGCCGCGCGCATCCAGGGCCGCTACGGCGCGAACCCCGAGGGAACGGGCCGCATGATCGTGTCGCAGCACGCCGTCGGGCCGTGCTTCCTCATCACGCCGTGGAACTTCCCGCTCGCGATGGCGACGCGCAAGATCGCGCCCGCGCTCGCCGCGGGATGCACGGTCGTCATCAAGCCGGCCGAGCTGACGCCTCTCACGACCCTCTACTTCGCGAAGCTCCTGGAAGACGCGGGGCTCCCCAAGGGCGTCGTCAACGTGTTCACGACCTCGACGTCGGGGGCGGTGTCGGAGCCGATCATCCGCGACCCGCGCCTGCGGAAGCTCTCGTTCACGGGGTCGACCCCCGTCGGCGTGCGGCTGCTCGAGCAGGCCGCGGGCGGCATCCTGCGCACGTCGATGGAGCTCGGCGGCAACGCGCCGTTCGTCGTCTTCGACGACGCCGACCTCGACAAGGCCGTGGATGGCGCGATGCTCGCGAAGTTCCGCAACATCGGCCAGGCGTGCACGGCCGCCAACCGCTTCATCGTGCACCGGTCGGTCGCCGACGAGTTCGCCCGGCGCGTGACCGAGAAGGTGAAGGGGTTCAAGATCGGCCGCGGCACGGAGGACGGTGTCGTGATCGGACCGCTCATCGACGACCGCGCGGTGGCCAAGGCCTCGTCGCTCGTCGAGGACGCCGTCTCGCGCGGCGCCGTCGTGACGACGGGTGGGGCCGCGGTCGACGGGCCCGGCACGTTCTACCAGCCCACCGTCGTGACCGACGTCCGCCCGGGCAGCGAGATCCTCCAGGAGGAGATCTTCGGCCCGGTGCTCGCGATCATCCCCTTCGACACCGAGGACGACGCCGTCCGCATCGCCAACGACACCGAGTACGGCCTCGTGTCGTACGTCTTCACCGAGAGCCTCGCACGCGGGCAGCGGATGATCGAGCGGCTGGAGACGGGGATGATGGGGCTCAACGTCGGGGTCGTCTCCAACGCGGCCGCGCCGTTCGGTGGCTGGAAGTCGTCGGGCCTCGGCCGTGAGGGCGGCGCCGAGGGCATCCACGAGTACCTGCAGACGAAGTACACGCTGACGCCGAACCCGTTCGTCTGA
- a CDS encoding winged helix DNA-binding domain-containing protein gives MDPASLRAERLRSHRLSAPAPTVTAAAEHMLATQAQEFWGGRWALAARSRGAPRLSDVDAAFDRGDIVRSWTMRGTIHAIPARDLAWVLSLTAERQGRAAAQVRRVEAIDEGVLAGVEAATRAALAGGNRLTRKELAEVWEGAGHSTAKQRGYHLLVAMSLRGVVCQGPVVRRESGPSREQHIVLAEEWIGDSASPADPLAEFFVRYIASHGPAGPRDFSWWSGLPLRDARYAADAASDRLIRIADAPEPLYVASGPRPRRSSSAPDVVALPPFEEYYLSYADRTVPCAAEFLAAIGPSMNGIVRPILVARGEVVGVWTHSVAVGRHADDPVPELFTPGAATDDEVAAALDRYKRFITG, from the coding sequence ATGGATCCGGCATCCCTCCGCGCCGAGCGGCTCCGGTCGCACCGGCTCAGCGCTCCGGCGCCGACGGTGACGGCGGCCGCCGAGCACATGCTGGCGACGCAGGCGCAGGAGTTCTGGGGCGGCCGCTGGGCGCTCGCCGCGCGCTCGCGCGGCGCGCCGCGGCTCAGCGATGTCGACGCCGCCTTCGACCGCGGCGACATCGTGCGCTCGTGGACGATGCGGGGCACGATCCACGCGATCCCGGCCCGGGACCTCGCGTGGGTGCTGTCGCTCACGGCGGAGCGGCAGGGCCGCGCCGCGGCCCAGGTGCGGCGCGTCGAGGCGATCGACGAGGGGGTCCTGGCAGGCGTCGAGGCCGCGACGCGGGCCGCGCTCGCCGGCGGCAACCGGCTGACCCGCAAGGAGCTCGCCGAGGTCTGGGAGGGCGCCGGTCACTCGACCGCGAAGCAGCGCGGGTACCATCTGCTCGTCGCGATGTCGCTGCGCGGCGTCGTGTGCCAGGGTCCCGTCGTCCGCCGGGAGTCCGGGCCGTCGCGGGAGCAGCACATCGTGCTCGCCGAGGAGTGGATCGGCGACTCCGCGAGCCCGGCCGACCCCCTCGCGGAGTTCTTCGTCCGCTACATCGCCTCGCACGGGCCGGCGGGTCCTCGCGACTTCTCGTGGTGGTCGGGGCTGCCGCTGCGCGATGCGCGGTACGCGGCGGACGCGGCATCCGATCGCCTCATCCGCATCGCCGACGCGCCGGAGCCGCTCTACGTGGCGTCCGGGCCGCGGCCACGGCGGAGCTCCTCCGCGCCCGACGTCGTCGCGCTGCCGCCCTTCGAGGAGTACTACCTCTCCTACGCCGACCGCACCGTGCCGTGCGCGGCGGAGTTCCTCGCGGCCATCGGCCCGAGCATGAATGGGATCGTGCGGCCGATCCTCGTCGCGCGGGGCGAGGTCGTCGGGGTGTGGACGCACTCCGTCGCCGTCGGCCGGCACGCCGACGACCCCGTGCCGGAGCTCTTCACCCCGGGCGCGGCGACGGATGACGAGGTCGCGGCCGCGCTCGACCGCTACAAGCGCTTCATCACGGGCTGA
- a CDS encoding XRE family transcriptional regulator, with protein sequence MPPTSLQLTTLGHRIRHQRVSHGFTLDELGERVGVAGSQLSLIENGKREPKLSLLQAIAQVTGVEVGDLLSSEPPNRRAALEIELDHAQSSPVFRQLGIPPVKVTKGMSDDTLEAILGLHRELQRREREAIATPEEARRANTDLRLRMRAHDNYLPDIEKLAEKQLKSAGHVSGALTHRTVSIMAEQLGFELIYVNDLPHSARSVTDLEHGRIYLPPASIPGGHGLRSMALQAMAHRLLGHKPPTDYADFLQQRLEINYYAACCLMPETNSVAFLQQAKKDRNLAVEDFRDAFGVTHEAAGMRMTNLLTKHLGIALHFLRVDGSGAISRVYENDDLPVPMDVTGSVEGQIVCRRFLARSAFEEQNRTTEHYQYTDTPAGTFWCSTQTGTTSAGEFSITVGVPFDDAKWFRGRETQKRDVSRCPDESCCRRPPGDVAERWGGKAWPSARVHMQMFSPLPRGAFPGVDDNEVYAFLERHAAG encoded by the coding sequence ATGCCCCCCACCTCGCTCCAGCTCACGACTCTGGGCCACCGCATCCGTCACCAGCGCGTGTCGCACGGCTTCACCCTGGACGAGCTCGGTGAGCGGGTGGGCGTGGCCGGCAGTCAGCTGAGCCTCATCGAGAACGGCAAGCGCGAGCCCAAGCTCTCCCTCCTGCAGGCGATCGCGCAGGTGACCGGCGTCGAGGTGGGCGACCTGCTTTCCAGTGAGCCGCCCAACCGCCGGGCCGCCTTGGAGATCGAGCTCGACCACGCCCAGTCGAGCCCGGTGTTCCGGCAGCTCGGGATCCCGCCCGTGAAGGTGACGAAGGGCATGAGCGACGACACGCTCGAGGCGATCCTCGGGCTGCATCGCGAACTGCAGCGGCGGGAGCGCGAGGCGATCGCGACCCCCGAGGAGGCCCGGCGCGCCAACACCGACCTGCGGCTGCGCATGCGCGCGCACGACAACTACCTGCCCGACATCGAGAAGCTCGCCGAGAAGCAGCTGAAGTCGGCCGGCCACGTCTCCGGCGCCCTCACCCACCGCACGGTGAGCATCATGGCCGAGCAGCTCGGGTTCGAGCTGATCTACGTCAATGACCTGCCGCACTCGGCGCGGTCGGTGACCGACCTCGAGCACGGCCGGATCTACCTGCCGCCGGCATCGATTCCGGGCGGGCACGGCCTGCGCTCGATGGCGCTGCAGGCGATGGCGCACCGCCTGCTCGGCCACAAGCCGCCCACCGACTACGCGGACTTCCTGCAGCAGCGTCTCGAGATCAACTACTACGCGGCGTGCTGCCTCATGCCCGAGACCAACTCCGTCGCCTTCCTCCAGCAGGCGAAGAAGGATCGCAATCTCGCGGTCGAGGATTTCCGCGACGCCTTCGGCGTGACGCACGAAGCCGCCGGCATGCGCATGACCAACCTGCTGACGAAGCACCTGGGCATCGCCCTGCACTTCCTCCGCGTCGACGGATCGGGGGCGATCTCGCGCGTCTACGAGAACGACGACCTCCCCGTGCCGATGGACGTCACGGGATCCGTCGAAGGGCAGATCGTGTGCCGCCGGTTCCTCGCGCGCTCGGCCTTCGAGGAGCAGAACCGAACGACCGAGCACTACCAGTACACCGACACCCCGGCGGGCACCTTCTGGTGCTCGACGCAGACGGGCACGACGTCGGCCGGGGAGTTCTCGATCACCGTCGGCGTGCCTTTCGACGACGCGAAGTGGTTCCGTGGGCGCGAGACGCAGAAGCGCGACGTCTCGCGCTGCCCCGACGAGTCGTGCTGTCGGCGCCCCCCGGGGGATGTCGCCGAGCGGTGGGGCGGCAAGGCCTGGCCGAGCGCCCGCGTGCACATGCAGATGTTCTCGCCGCTCCCCCGTGGCGCGTTCCCCGGCGTCGACGACAACGAGGTGTACGCCTTCCTCGAGCGGCACGCCGCCGGCTGA
- a CDS encoding phosphoenolpyruvate carboxykinase (GTP) has translation MALADIFTRPATHASAAQPASTPRTFGARPQMAGEGMQALIEWVDEIAALTQPDAVHWVDGSRAENEALLREQVDEGKLIKLNPEWRPGSYLARSHPSDVARTEGRTFIASENEEDAGPTNNWIAPSEIRGILTPLFRGSMRGRTMYVVPFSMGPVGGPLSHIGVQVTDSAYAVTSIGIMTRVGASVLREIAAGAHWVKTVHSVGAPLAPGEQDVAWPCNDEKYIVHFPDTLEVWSFGSGYGGNAILAKKCFALRIASVLGREEGWLAEHMLLIRVIDPQGKAYHIAAAFPSACGKTNLAMLRPTIPGWRVETLGDDIAWLRPGDDGRLWAINPEAGFFGVAPGTGESTNVTAVETLWGNTIFTNVALRPDGDVWWEGLTDEPPAQLTDWEGNPWTPASGRPAAHPNSRFTVSAAQCPQIADDWDAPQGVPLDAILFGGRRATNVPLVVEATDWTHGVFLGSNISSERTAAAEGTVGELRRDPFAMLPFCGYNMADYFGHWLQVGQKLRFDRAPRIFQVNWFRKGSDGRFLWPGFGDNSRVIDWIIRRIEGEVPAVDSPVGRLPRPEDLNLEGTEVTSDDLSELFAIDPVSWGREADLTEEFYAEFGGRVPAALQAELAALRYRLKVAQGS, from the coding sequence ATGGCTCTCGCCGACATCTTCACCCGCCCCGCGACTCACGCCTCCGCCGCACAGCCGGCCTCCACCCCGCGGACCTTCGGCGCTCGCCCGCAGATGGCGGGCGAGGGGATGCAGGCGCTGATCGAGTGGGTCGACGAGATCGCCGCCCTCACGCAGCCGGACGCCGTCCACTGGGTCGACGGCTCGCGCGCCGAGAACGAGGCGCTGCTGCGCGAGCAGGTCGACGAGGGCAAGCTCATCAAGCTCAACCCCGAGTGGCGGCCCGGCTCCTACCTCGCCCGCTCGCACCCGAGCGACGTCGCGCGCACCGAGGGCCGCACCTTCATCGCGTCCGAGAACGAAGAGGACGCGGGTCCCACCAACAACTGGATCGCGCCGAGCGAGATCCGCGGCATCCTCACCCCCCTCTTCCGCGGCAGCATGCGCGGACGCACGATGTACGTCGTGCCGTTCTCGATGGGTCCGGTCGGCGGCCCTCTCTCGCACATCGGCGTCCAGGTCACCGACAGCGCCTACGCCGTCACCTCCATCGGGATCATGACGCGAGTGGGGGCATCGGTGCTGCGCGAGATCGCCGCCGGAGCGCACTGGGTCAAGACGGTGCACTCGGTCGGCGCGCCGCTCGCGCCGGGCGAGCAGGATGTCGCGTGGCCGTGCAACGACGAGAAGTACATCGTCCACTTCCCCGACACGCTCGAGGTCTGGTCGTTCGGCTCCGGGTACGGCGGGAACGCCATCCTCGCGAAGAAGTGCTTCGCGCTGCGCATCGCCTCCGTCCTCGGCCGCGAGGAGGGCTGGCTCGCCGAGCACATGCTCCTCATCCGCGTCATCGACCCGCAGGGCAAGGCGTACCACATCGCGGCCGCCTTCCCGTCGGCGTGCGGCAAGACGAACCTCGCCATGCTGCGGCCGACGATTCCGGGATGGCGCGTCGAGACGCTCGGCGACGACATCGCGTGGCTCCGTCCCGGCGACGACGGGCGCCTGTGGGCGATCAACCCCGAGGCCGGATTCTTCGGCGTCGCTCCGGGCACGGGCGAGTCGACCAACGTCACGGCGGTCGAGACGCTGTGGGGCAACACCATCTTCACGAACGTCGCCCTCCGTCCCGACGGTGATGTGTGGTGGGAGGGGCTCACCGACGAGCCGCCAGCTCAGCTCACCGACTGGGAGGGCAACCCCTGGACGCCCGCCTCGGGGCGGCCGGCCGCGCACCCGAACTCGCGCTTCACGGTGAGTGCGGCGCAGTGCCCGCAGATCGCGGACGACTGGGACGCGCCGCAGGGCGTGCCGCTCGACGCCATCCTCTTCGGCGGCCGCCGCGCGACGAACGTGCCGCTCGTGGTCGAGGCGACGGACTGGACGCACGGCGTCTTCCTCGGCTCGAACATCTCGTCGGAGCGGACGGCGGCGGCCGAAGGCACGGTGGGCGAACTGCGCCGCGATCCTTTCGCGATGCTCCCGTTCTGCGGCTACAACATGGCCGACTACTTCGGCCACTGGCTTCAGGTGGGACAGAAGCTCCGCTTCGACCGGGCGCCGCGCATCTTCCAGGTCAACTGGTTCCGCAAGGGCTCCGACGGCCGCTTCCTGTGGCCGGGCTTCGGCGACAACTCGCGCGTCATCGACTGGATCATCCGCCGTATCGAGGGCGAGGTCCCGGCCGTCGACAGCCCGGTCGGGCGCCTTCCCCGTCCGGAGGACCTCAACCTCGAGGGCACCGAGGTCACGTCCGACGACCTGTCCGAGCTCTTCGCGATCGACCCCGTCTCGTGGGGCCGCGAGGCGGACCTGACGGAGGAGTTCTACGCGGAGTTCGGCGGCCGCGTGCCGGCCGCGCTGCAGGCGGAGCTCGCGGCGCTGCGCTACCGCCTCAAGGTCGCGCAGGGCTCCTGA
- a CDS encoding DUF3072 domain-containing protein: MSDQQNKQGVPDQDAGSGAAPEASDEVLGATAPADDPAVKDPSEWVTGDEPITAPQRSYLDTLAREAGETIPADITKAEASEHVERLQQKTGRGPSS, translated from the coding sequence ATGAGCGATCAGCAGAACAAGCAGGGCGTTCCCGACCAGGACGCAGGAAGCGGCGCGGCGCCCGAGGCATCGGACGAGGTGCTCGGCGCGACCGCGCCGGCCGACGATCCGGCGGTCAAGGACCCATCGGAGTGGGTCACCGGCGACGAGCCCATCACGGCACCTCAGCGCAGCTACCTCGACACCCTCGCGCGCGAAGCGGGCGAGACCATCCCCGCCGACATCACGAAGGCCGAGGCCTCCGAGCACGTCGAGCGCCTGCAGCAGAAGACCGGCCGCGGGCCGTCCTCCTGA